In one window of Drosophila innubila isolate TH190305 chromosome 2L unlocalized genomic scaffold, UK_Dinn_1.0 4_B_2L, whole genome shotgun sequence DNA:
- the LOC117781484 gene encoding protein rolling stone codes for MTKLQVIVHPVRKEFRRKRCGFDHDTPDDFVKSQWQTCTKSMTYLIYRWFMALFFIGVVIESMWPQADDESSYWLYFIYMTNWGIWMCMLTNLLGAILVSIWHHHPEYADKLLNMQAWTSPFRIYWSMHIITLVLSVVITIIYWSILYDANESALDATNVLTHGFNSICMFIDLWIVAHPLRLLHVFLPVLFGIIYAIFSYIYQMCGGMNKKGKPYIYHVIDWSQPRNAFITVLGVLVLSCCVYALLFAFFKLRLFLSRSCRQGSFVLPTTASKKSGKAVDDKQTTPNGIQHSSSRISMVLGNYAGYENQAYSPTSGELAPKS; via the exons ATGACAAAACTTCAAGTAATTGTTCACCCCGTCAGGAAGGAGTTTCGACGAAAACGTTGCGGATTCGATCACGATACACCCGATGACTTTGTCAAGTCGCAG TGGCAAACCTGTACAAAAAGCATGACATATTTGATTTATCGCTGGTTTATGGCTCTCTTCTTTATTGGCGTCGTCATCGAATCCATGTGGCCCCAGGCCGACGATGAATCCAGCTACTGGCTGTACTTCATCTATATGACCAATTGGGGTATATGGATGTGCATGCTGACCAATTTACTAGGGGCTATATTAGTTAGCATTTGGCACCATCATCCAGAATATGCGG ATAAACTGTTAAATATGCAGGCCTGGACGAGTCCTTTTCGCATTTACTGGAGCATGCACATTATAACGCTCGTACTGTCGGTAGTTATTACCATTATCTACTGGAGCATACTTTACGATG CCAATGAAAGCGCATTGGATGCAACAAATGTGCTCACCCATGGCTTCAACTCGATTTGCATGTTTATTGACCTATGGATTGTGGCACATCCATTGCGATTACTCCATGTATTTCTGCCAGTATTATTTGGTATTATCTATGCCATTTTTTCATACATCTACCAGATGTGCGGTGGCATGAATAA gAAAGGAAAGCCATATATCTATCACGTGATTGACTGGAGTCAGCCGAGGAATGCATTTATTACAGTTCTAGGTGTCCTGGTTCTCTCCTGTTGCGTCTATGCACTCCTATTTGCCTTCTTCAAGCTGCGCCTCTTCCTCTCGCGCAGTTGTCGACAGGGAAGCTTTGTGCTGCCGACGACGGCCAGCAAAAAGTCTGGCAAGGCTGTCGATGACAAGCAGACAACACCGAATGGTATTCAGCATTCGTCTTCTAGAATATCCATGGTTCTGGGCAACTATGCTGGCTATGAGAATCAAGCATACTCTCCGACCAGTGGAGAGTTGGCGCCAAAGAGTTAA
- the LOC117781485 gene encoding sex-regulated protein janus-B, protein MDKVRKLILPTWRPLQFAARNFCCPNQVSSLVSFPEISVGDGKLKYILAKVYIHGEMSHAKTVVRTLGRVKYHLNIYDQLQKEAAAKNLCTQCLGGGTLVHDPEKHYIKIFGQSQTLGRADHDETKSILFHKYPDYKIDAESSDTD, encoded by the exons atGGATAAAGTTCGCAAATTAATATTACCCACATGGCGTCCACTTCAATTTG CCGCGCGTAACTTCTGCTGTCCCAATCAGGTCTCGAGTCTTGTGTCATTCCCTGAGATCTCTGTCGGCGATGGAAaactcaaatatattttagccaAGGTCTACATTCATGGAGAAATGTCACATGCTAAGACGGTAGTCCGTACTCTTGGCCGTGTTAAGTACCATC TTAACATCTATGATCAGCTGCAAAAGGAAGCAGCAGCCAAGAATTTGTGCACTCAATGCTTGGGTGGAGGAACTCTGGTGCATGATCCTGAGAAgcattatataaaaatctttggACAATCTCAGACTCTGGGCAGGGCCGATCATGATGAAACCAAATCCATTCTATTCCACAAATATCCCGACTATAAAATTGATGCTGAATCTTCAGACACCGATTga